DNA from Solenopsis invicta isolate M01_SB chromosome 4, UNIL_Sinv_3.0, whole genome shotgun sequence:
ACAAAGTGTTGATCATCAAAAAAGGAAAGATTAGTCTCTGTTAAAAGCCTGCTCTTCTGGTTTTGTAATCGATATCGTGACACGTCAGTGTGAATCTTCAGAAGATTTTTTGAGATTGTTTCATaacgaaaagaaagaagaatctTAATATCGAAATGTCGAGGCTacaataaatttcttctttagaaaaaaaattagtatcagattaacaatcatattctcatattcatataagcaagagtataaaatgttattgaaagaatttgataatcttgaGCAAATATAACTTGCTTAcacatgaagaaacaaaatttttcgtgTAAGAGACAATTTCTTCACATAAGCATGTTATATCCAAGATTaccaaattctttcaagaagttttataaatttgcttaccctcctgagaaaaaaaagttgttgaccaaatttttcttattaaatttctttgcttCGAGTATTTATGttaagttaaatgtataaatgcttaaactgaagttcaagtattttatgtatttacgtcaaatacataaaacagtttgaactgaaaaagtttaatcgggttgaaaaatttatttaagttaacaactctttttttttagtataagcaagagtataaaattttaaaagaatttgataatcttggACGTAACTTGAGAacgatttttaatttgatattaattttttttttctgtgtaccaATTTCAGTATTATTTCCATTACTTtcgaatatttgtttaatatgtgTGTGTTGGagttatctttttctcttttcttttttttctttttaattgcgGTCTAAAACTTGTTAGCAATTAAATCGATTTCAATTCATGTTGCGACAGACGCAAAACAGCCACTAGATAGATAATACGTGAATGTTACAGAACAAATTCTCTCCGTCCGAGAACTTTCTCCGTTCGAGCGAGTGGCGCGGAGTATTAACGCGGAATGCTTCTATCCGAAGTTGTCGTCGAATTTCGATTTATTTACTTCTCGTTAAAGCCTATCATACATATTATctcttctcctccccctccccactgCCCCATTTTAAATGAATCATTACATCAACAGGAAGAAAAATATggatatctataaattatataatattaattaggtTTATGCATATATagcaactttatttattaaacaaataaaaactgaCTGTATCTCCTTCCAAACAAATGTCAGACGTCCATCGAGTTATTAATAAGCACATATTACGTGTTGGAGTAGCGAATTTTACGTAATCGCGGTATAATTACACCAGACAATCGTAGTTATTAATTCAAGATTTATCACGTTATTTATGTAACTCGTTTAATTGATGCAGTATTTCTTGAAACGAAGTTAATTGctagttttatttattcaatattttttttattaatttgccTTATTTCCAATCTTTTTAATTTCGcgaatacttttatttaatcgaACGGTGTTTTTCTTTCGCTGCGATCCTCTTATCTCGGGTGGAGTAGCTTCttcttgttttgtttttatgaggatgtaaataaatatatcggAAAGACCAGACGCATACACACGTAGCGAATCTATCCCCGCACGCTTTACTCCTTTCGCGCTGCAACTCCGAGCTCTGACCGAAATATGAAACGCCGTTCCATACGCTGGCCTATTACATTCTTATGCTAATGCCCTCAATGTATCCGCGAGTATCCAGTATCACCGGCGCTTTAATTAAACGCTAATGGTTGAATGTCATGGTATATTGCGTAACGCGTTTGCCTTGCAATAACAAGCGTTAAACTTGTTGCCGCCTCGATTCGCGTGCAATACTGCtctaataaaatctaataacattcatataattgtaaaattattatttcgttatttaattaatatcgcaGGGAATAAAATTGTTGCCAGGTGATCGAGAAGCGCGGAGCGAGCTGTTTATAGAtaattattgatacattaataaCCGCTGATAACTGACGAACCGTTGGAAACTACCATCGTGTTACGGCGGTTATCAGCAATTATCGGATATCTTTATCGGTAGCTCTTGGCAAGTGCAAACGTATGGATATCCGATGCCCCGCCGTAGTATCGGATATCGATACTATGAAGCAACGGGCGATACTGACGAAGCAGCTTGCAAGACGATCGGAAGATTGCGATGGCCGCTTTAATGACATCTGGCAGTGTTCTTGCTCGGTCCGATTACGTCGTTCTCTCCCTGTTCCTAATCATAGAGACTGCTGTATACGATCCCTTGTATTCGATCAAGATTAACCCGCCTAGAGACGCAAAAACAGCGAAACATTATGTACTATCCTAGAAGAAATCAGTTCGGAaatcagaaaaagaaaaggaatttttaataactaagccaacatgttgtaattttttatgactAGAGAAATCTCAGGGATAATTTTTCTCCTTGGTTTAAATAGACACTTTGCTGTATACCAGCAGAAGCAATAAtgcagaaacttttttttacgtattattttCACGCATTATTTAATCAAGCATGTTCTAATGGTGCTTTTTTTGTTGCAGACCGCTCTCAGTATTTTCTTCCAAGAGGCGGCGATACCCTCCTGTGCGCAAGGAGCCGGCACCCACTTCGGCCAAGTAAGTCCTCGCATCGTTCACTTCTAACGTGACTTGAACGTGACTGACGAGAAAAGCATGTAAAAGCGAACCACGTAGATACACCGGTGCACTCTGTGCAATCAATGAGTATTTCCGCATCGGCGAGTTGCCGTCGGTTTCTCGTTTCGAACATTTAAAGTACAGacgaacaaaataaaacttgtactCACGTGgcgagaaaatttattattattatacaaaattcaaaacaCAAAGAAatgcaagataaaaaatatgataccTGTGCTTTCTAATCATAGCCGTAATTGACCGTGCTcagcatatttatatttttaacaagtttgaaatttatatttttatgttttgtgaCGTATTCTGTGTCAattgaaagaaagaataatatGTATTCATATTCACATCAcgaaacataaaaatacatattgtttgaatttaaaaatataatcttctaTACGAcatattattgcatattataaattatttttatgtaaggCATAATTGACGTTTACGATCaattaataatagcaataacatactgtatataatattattagctataatatatagttgcatatgatatattattgctattattgaCCACGAATGTCAATAATTTCTTACCTAATAAACCGCCATTCAGCACTACGTATTTTTCGAGTTTTTAtatgcattattataataatgtatattacatttttatattacattatgaCCATTATGTCATTAATACGAAACAAAAGCGATTAAACTCACACAGGCATGTTTCATAACGTAGATTACATGCACTTAAATCTGAAAGACTTGGATAAATCTTGACTTTTTAAAATAGCTTAATTCATCAAACGCATTATTATGCAATaacactaatttttttctaatatcgtCAATATTGAAGAATTGCAAATTCCTAAGAATGTTAaggatttgaaatttttatcgaaTCTCGCGAACCCATGTGTATAATCCTAGAATTATTGTCtaattcatattattaatagaatagatattaatatggtttaattaaattaaattgattactCGCAACAATCCTTAAAATCCACTCTACTAAATCACTCATTCTGCAAAGTTCTTCAAAGGTcagctatttatttaaaagttatttttatatacgttaTATATTACATCAAGAAATAgcttcattatttataatttagctGTATTACATCAGAAAATCAAGCTTTCGTCATTGACGAAAAGTAGTCAGTGTGTCTTTTCGCTCTCCAATTTCCTGATGGATTCGATTACAGCAAATAGACTCACAATCTGAGCGGCCACGTCTCCTCTTCCGTCTGCGTAATGTGACATAATACAGTCGCGTTTAAAGTGTCGGACCTAGTCAGCGAGTCGCGTAGGCCGTCGACTGGTGTGTTCTCGTCTTATTGATTATTCAAAAGTAGGTTCAGCGAGCGCGAGAGATCACAGAGCGCGAAGCCCGGAACAATACGGCCGGGCAGATCCAATTCACGAATCTTCGTTCTCATCCTCCGACGCGTCTAATGTGCAGACACACAGGCAGGAAAATCGATTCTAGCGCGTGTCTGACCTTCACCAGATTGACCAGATCGTCCCTTCCGCGACGGTTTACCCCGTTCTTTGATTAATTGCCCGTTCTCGCGAGCTTCTTTGTCAGGCACAATTTCGTAGTTACGCAAAGCGACCGTGCAGCGATGACGGATACAAAACATTTagtttgattatatttttacctTCGGCCTTTCCGTGaccaaaagaagaaaaaagaaaaaaaacgcgtCTTGTGGCATCTTGTCGTGGTTTTCTAGATAGGTCTTGATATATTGCTTGGCTTATAGATACACGGTCCGATACATTGTAGTTTATTCTGGTATCCTGACTAGATTTgcgattatttattctttatttttctataacattCAATGCTCTATATATACAGCGTCCATTaacaagtttattaataaaaattctttattacaaattatttatatttattaataaatcatatataatatccTTATATTAAAAAGTGTCTTAAAAATAACGTTCTTTTTACAATagtaaacatttcttttaattagtgttaatttttatcatatatcatatattaaataatgtttgtcGTTTAAAAATCAAGATATAAATAGTTCTTGAATCACGGTCAATTAAAAGAGAAGTTTTAGACGGTTAACTTTAAAGTAgatattacactgagaaaaaaaatttttttaatgaaagaaattttcttaaaatttttatttttgtttaaataaaaatatttacattcaaGTAAATAGGCACCgtaagtatataatattattaaattgttttcttagattaaaaatatctgattatctcgaatataaaaatagtctaatagtaaatattttctagaactctgtaagaaaaaattatttcaataaaaattatgtttttattatatttacataaatgtttcaattaagaactttttaatatgactgcaagtaaataagctattagaaCGAGTAAATaatcgagtaaataatttttttgtgttaagttcaattttttgttttaagatatttttttttcagtatagaTATCTGAGAGATTCAATTTGTATAGTTCTGGAGTTGACGCAATAACGATGAAAATAATGGTACAATAATGTTTTATCTGGAAATTGCTTAAACGGTCTTAATTGACAGTTCAGTAAATTCAGTCAAATGAGTAGTCGCATTAAGTAAATCGGTTGCGAAGGCCTCACTGGCAAATGTCAAGACCAGCTTTTTCGATGAGCTTTGATATCTAATGAAGGCGATGCTCTTGAGACAAAAGACTAAAGAAAATCGTTGGCGACCATCGCTAGTAGTAGGAGCGTTACTATTCTCGGTCGACGACGGTACATTCCGATCAGTCGTGTGCCAAATCTCGTTCGTAGAACTGGACGAACATCATGACGCACACATGACTTTCCGGTTCCCTTTTATTTCACGCATCTGTTCCACAATCGGTCACGTTATCTTGCTTGCTGTAATTTGCATACTGCTTGATCTATTCAAGGACAAAAGCATTTTGTCTAGTTATAGAGCGTGTGTGGTGCACACGTtactttaatgtattataaatatttaagctcaaatattttaatcgtGTCTTTATTTTAAGAGAAAGTGTCTTCAATTTGAGAGAAGtaagatggaaataaaattataattattagatagatatttatttcttaagtaTGCACATATAgccaagaaagaaaaaattataattattataattattaaaattataattactaagtATTACTAAGTATTATCattttaagaaagaaataaatgcaCGCAGATTTTTAAATCATACACGTCATTGAGAGACGCTGTATatctttgtttataaaatatgtatgcatAATCTGATTCTTgtattgcataaatattattaagataaaatcatgtaaaaaagTGTCACagtaatttgaaataatttacattttattttaacacatttgaacatttaaaatgtaaaataattcacagaggatatttattttaatgacttGAATGacttatttatatacttttatgcACAGAACATTAAgatcaatgtaaaaaaataaataatttattgcatttaaacAATCCTTAATGGTTGCTTTAAAATTAGtccaaatatattaaacaaattgaaattgaaattaaagcctcataaatatacatacgctcacaaaaaattttaaatgcaaagaAGTGTGAATTTGTTTTCTATaacgtgataaaaaaattataggattTGTAAGAAAACTTGGATGATTTTTGTTACAGCGATTCTTCACGCATATAAATCCAACGAGCGAAGAAACATTATGAATATCTAATTTTTGAATCTTCTCGTAAAACAATTATTGGATCGTGCAAAAAGTCACAAGTACGGAAACTTTTCTAGCGGAAAGTAAATGCGTAAGCATTTAGTTCAGAGTAAAAAGTATGAGGCAAAGAAAGTACTCCACATTTCGTGAATAACTGTTGTATTTTGTTacctaaatttaaatataatcggGGGTCATCGAAACGCTGAATTATTTGACCGAGATAATCTTATCTGGAACAATTATGTGGTTTCATTCATGAAACACGTTGAAAACACAAACAAAAGCAACAAGGTTCACTTTGTGAGGAAACATCGTCAATAGCGGTTATTTAATAGCCGCTTATCGGCGGCGAGTTATCGCGACTGGTCGTTGCCATGCTAATACACACGTTTCTGTATTGTTTGGCCACCGTATCCGTATACCTGACCGTTGTCACATGCAAGAGCCTAAGGTTCAACAACCCTATTAGCTAATGGTCTGATAAATTTCTTGTCTGATGGATTTCTTGTTTGGTCTagcttttacattattttaactatAGAACTTGCTGTTTGAAGTTATCTAAATAATCTaagaaaattcttaagaaaatttgtcgaaattatctcttatacaaaaattgtatttttattttgtgaatattaaatatataaagattattgtattttttcacTATCGATGTGCTACATAGTCttgtttaagattttttaatggtttggaagtattattttaaagaaggaAATTTAGTTTTCTCGtttcctgtaaaataaagataaaagtaaTGTAACGGAAGAAAGGAATTTATTCTGCATAATTAAAGGATATAAACCTTTCTAAAAAAACAACTCTTTTCCTGTATTTTCCAGATAACACCATGCAACACACCTGCCACTCCGCCGAATTTCCCGGACGCGTTGTTGGCGTTTTCCAAAATGTCTGCGGGCGAAAAAACTCCATCGGGtaagttattaattacaataattgtaGCTTTAATATACtgtaattaaaaactaataccATGTAACTGTCTCGTAAACTCATTTTAAACGAGCTGGAATTCGCGTAAAAATTCAGAGCAGAATTTGTTCataattttacgtatatttCGTACATTTTGTCGTGAACGTTATTTGTATTCTGATATAcgtatatttgtttatattttacgcgtataatccaatttttttaattttgttttacccGGCGCATAACAAGATAAAAGTACTGTGATATAATTGGTTTAACAAGGCTTTAACACTGACTTGTTGAATCAATTACATAacacattgttttatttatatcagtATCTCTTTCGACAATGTATGTTATCGATAAAATGTTAggcttaattatatttatgtactatgtaattaaaaaaaaagaaaaagattgtcGTATCAATAGTCATAAGTCGTCGTAAAGCAATTTAATGTTCAGAAATTGTTTTACTAAACGTGTTGCAGGAATGTCTCCGAGCCAAAATGGATTTCAGGTAAATTCGACACCGATGGCGAGCATCGTGCAGCATCATACTGCCGGTGGCCGGTGTAGTGCATCCGGCAACACGACACAACAACAGACACAATCCCAACAAACGCAATTCGGCCTGGGTGAGCCGCAGAGATAAAAATGACTGTGCTAATTGGCGATGCGCGAGCACGAAACGTCACGTAGATGCGCGCGATAACGTTTCCGGATTAACAAAATAATGCGCTCTAAACATGGATAGAGAGAGTgcgaaaaggagaaagagagggaaagaaagagagagaaagaagtgaaaaatatatatacacgaaAGGGAGGAGACTCTCTGTTTTCTGAGAGATAATACGTCCTTCCCAGAAGAGAACAAAGAAAATTCGCGAGCAAGATTGTAATAGCTGTACGGATATCTTTTGCAAATTGGAACTGAATTGCTATTGAATCGCTACGTTATTTACGCACAATAAGCGTGCATATTGTGTTACGTGCGTACTCGCGAATAAGTCCGAATGTTGATTTCCCTGATGACGCTCGAGAGTGTGACATGTATTTCGATTGCTAGATTTCCTTTTCGGTTTCCTCGAAAGATCTAGCATTAGAGTGGCACGTTGAGTAGTCTgctatatatacgtatatggcCGGCACGAAACACGAGTGAGGGAGAATGATAAAAATCATATCGAAAGCCTTTTTTTCTGACACGTCGGGACCATTTTGTAGGTTCAAAACGGTCGAAGACATTGATAATTTGGAATCGCATTCGTACTGTGAGGACGACTCCTTCACTCAAATCTGACTTCCTTATTTCCCTAGATACTATAGACACGTGACTGTTTCTCAGATTCACCGTACGTCACCGTTAGACTAGGCGAATGAATTTCCGCTATCACTTTCACATCACAAGTACAAAAGAGTTGCGAGGTACAGTTTCCTCGGTTACTTGAAAACTTACTTTATCGCACCTTTTTGCGGAAGGCAACGGGAGAATGTACGTATCTTTAATGTAGATGGAAAACAACATCGCTATTGCACGATGACTTCGCAGACATTTAATCGTGGAGCTCGAGTGTTTTATTACGATCCTTTCGCTGTTCTCTTAAAATAGTGATGCTTGCAGTACGCGTTTACTCGCGCGACGCGTGCCGTTTCCATATACATAAGCGATATTTCGATGGTATAAATATACGAGGctaagtatatataataataaacgaagCTCTAACgtgtaaaaatttgtaaaaagagTTATTCCAAGTTATGTAACGTtcgttttacataataaataactatgtaaaaagtaagtaaaataaaatcaaggaAGATCTCGCGAGTAATAAGGGTGATAATAGTCTGAAGAATTAATTCAGGAAACAATACATGTGCCCGGTGAATATGAGCGGTGAGGATTCTTGATTCGATTATTTCGGCTCGCGCGAATGTATTTGAGATTACTGCCTGGTTTTACGCAGCACCAGACTTCACGATGTTCACAAAAGAATGCTCTTATATGGCAGCTGGCAATATGCGATTCTGATATCATAGTATATCAATATCCGAATATATGGAACTCTGTATCTTTCATTATATTTCTCGTAACACATACATGGACAATTGTTCGTACTATAGATACATTTGTTTTCATTAAGATTCTATTTATTCGATGTAGCAAGCGAATTTAGTTCTTCACTGCTTTTTAGAAACCTGTCTCTAGTTTAAGGCTCCCGTTCCTTCGCTGCAACCTCATTGAATTATGACATCGGAaatgagaaattattaattttttcttacaccaaatttttttcttagtccTTTCGTCTTCCATTATTCGcgatattgtaaattaataaaatatcctgaaaaaaaattctttttattatatattattattttgagttaAGATTGTACAATAAATGCAATATGAATGTATCTTTTCTATCGAAAATGACCTTTATAGAGACATATATATGTGCAGTTGATTTTTAAAACGAAAagtctaattatattttatcaaacgtGTGTGGAAGAACTAATCTATTT
Protein-coding regions in this window:
- the LOC105201433 gene encoding UBA-like domain-containing protein 2, with amino-acid sequence MDALREQVMINQFVLAAGCAREQAKQLLQAAHWQFETALSIFFQEAAIPSCAQGAGTHFGQITPCNTPATPPNFPDALLAFSKMSAGEKTPSGMSPSQNGFQVNSTPMASIVQHHTAGGRCSASGNTTQQQTQSQQTQFGLGEPQR